The following are encoded together in the Montipora capricornis isolate CH-2021 chromosome 5, ASM3666992v2, whole genome shotgun sequence genome:
- the LOC138049809 gene encoding homeobox protein SIX6-like encodes MFAPFPALSFTPQQIAQVCETLEESGDIERLARFLWSLPVAPGTLEALSKHEIVLRARAIVAFHMGNFRDLYHILETHRFGKDSHAKLQAMWLEAHYQEAERLRGRPLGPVDKYRVRKKFPLPRTIWDGEQKTHCFKERTRSLLREWYLQDPYPNPTKKRELAQATGLTPTQVGNWFKNRRQRDRAAAAKNRMNQQGQHLSQCKASYSPEGKAMEDFRGLKNSPLSDSNEDLHKVE; translated from the exons ATGTTCGCCCCTTTTCCAGCGCTGAGCTTCACGCCACAGCAGATCGCACAAGTCTGCGAGACTCTAGAGGAAAGCGGCGACATTGAACGCCTGGCCAGATTTCTGTGGTCCTTGCCAGTCGCCCCAGGAACATTAGAAGCGCTAAGCAAACACGAGATCGTGCTCCGAGCACGGGCTATCGTGGCGTTTCACATGGGTAATTTCCGGGACTTGTACCACATATTGGAGACACATCGATTCGGCAAAGATTCACACGCTAAACTGCAGGCGATGTGGTTGGAGGCTCATTATCAAGAGGCTGAGAGACTTCGAGGAAGACCATTGGGACCTGTTGATAAGTATCGAGTTCGTAAGAAGTTTCCCCTTCCAAGGACAATATGGGACGGAGAGCAAAAAACACATTGTTTCAAGGAACGAACCAGGAGCTTGTTAAGAGAGTGGTATCTTCAAGATCCATATCCAAACCCGACGAAGAAGCGAGAACTAGCGCAAGCCACCGGTCTCACTCCAACACAAGTTGGCAACTGGTTTAAAAACAGACGACAGAGAGATCGCGCCGCAGCAGCAAAAAACAG AATGAACCAACAGGGTCAGCACCTATCACAGTGCAAAGCAAGCTATTCGCCAGAGGGAAAAGCTATGGAAGACTTTCGAGGGCTAAAAAATTCACCACTTTCCGATTCAAACGAAGATTTACACAAAGTGGAATGA